A region from the Halobellus litoreus genome encodes:
- the leuD gene encoding 3-isopropylmalate dehydratase small subunit encodes MTDEIPEIDSVTGTGVPVRGNDIDTDQIIPARFMKVVTFDGLGEFAFFDLRFDEDDNQKDHPFNEPQFQDASVLAVNANFGCGSSREHAPQALMRWGIDAIVGESFAEIFAGNCLALGIPTVTADHETIVELQEWIDENPDGEIHVDVEEETVTYGDTTVEATVDDAQRRALTEGVWDTTALMKSNADAVAEKAAELPYVDV; translated from the coding sequence ATGACCGACGAGATTCCCGAGATCGACTCGGTAACGGGCACGGGCGTTCCCGTCCGCGGGAACGATATCGACACCGACCAGATCATCCCGGCGCGCTTCATGAAGGTCGTCACGTTCGACGGCCTCGGCGAGTTCGCGTTCTTCGACCTCCGGTTCGACGAGGACGACAATCAGAAGGACCACCCCTTCAACGAACCGCAGTTCCAGGACGCCTCGGTGCTCGCCGTCAACGCCAACTTCGGCTGCGGGTCCTCGCGCGAACACGCCCCGCAGGCGCTGATGCGCTGGGGCATCGACGCCATCGTCGGCGAGTCCTTCGCCGAGATCTTCGCCGGCAACTGCCTCGCGCTTGGCATCCCGACGGTCACGGCCGATCACGAGACCATCGTCGAACTCCAGGAGTGGATCGACGAGAATCCCGACGGTGAGATCCACGTCGACGTCGAGGAAGAGACGGTCACCTACGGCGACACGACCGTCGAGGCGACCGTCGACGACGCACAGCGGCGGGCGCTCACCGAGGGCGTCTGGGACACGACGGCGCTAATGAAGTCCAACGCCGACGCGGTCGCCGAGAAAGCCGCCGAACTCCCCTACGTCGATGTCTGA
- the ilvN gene encoding acetolactate synthase small subunit: protein MSSQESDEAEELPKHGLKGPSPDERPHPEGRRNSQGIRIDPAAEAEPEQRRAVLSALVEDDPGVLSRIAGLFSRRQFNIESLTVGPTTVENHSRITMVIEESDPGIDQAEKQLAKLKPVIAVGELDDDAVRTELVLLKVEGDDPDKVHAVTEMYDGQTLDAGPKTITVQLTGDEQKIDDAIDAFRQFGIIEIARTGYTALARGDQATVPGEKPGTADEPTRPKNAQQ from the coding sequence ATGAGCTCGCAGGAATCCGACGAGGCCGAGGAGTTGCCGAAGCACGGACTGAAAGGACCGTCGCCGGACGAGCGGCCGCACCCCGAGGGACGCCGCAACTCCCAGGGGATCCGCATCGATCCGGCGGCCGAAGCCGAACCCGAACAGCGACGCGCGGTGCTGTCGGCGCTGGTCGAGGACGACCCCGGCGTGCTCTCGCGCATCGCGGGGCTGTTCTCCCGCCGGCAGTTCAACATCGAGAGCCTCACCGTCGGGCCGACGACCGTCGAGAACCACTCGCGGATCACGATGGTCATCGAGGAGTCCGACCCCGGAATCGACCAGGCGGAGAAGCAACTCGCCAAACTCAAGCCGGTGATCGCCGTCGGTGAACTCGACGACGACGCCGTGCGGACCGAACTCGTCCTCCTGAAAGTCGAGGGCGACGACCCCGACAAAGTGCACGCGGTCACGGAGATGTACGACGGTCAGACGCTCGACGCCGGTCCGAAGACCATCACGGTCCAGCTCACCGGCGACGAGCAGAAGATCGACGACGCGATCGACGCGTTCCGCCAGTTCGGCATCATCGAGATCGCCCGCACGGGCTACACGGCGTTGGCGCGCGGCGACCAGGCGACCGTCCCGGGCGAGAAACCGGGCACCGCAGACGAACCGACACGACCGAAGAACGCACAACAATAG
- the leuC gene encoding 3-isopropylmalate dehydratase large subunit, translating to MSEGTLYDKVWEEHTVSELPTGQTQLFVGLHLIHEVTSPQAFGMLQERDLEVAYPELTHATVDHIVPTADQSRPYRDDAAEEMMSELEQNVRDAGIQFSDPTTGEQGIVHVIGPEQGLTQPGKTIVCGDSHTSTHGAFGALAFGIGTSQIRDVLATQTVAMEKKDVRKIEVTGELGPGVEAKDIILEVIRRLGTEGGVGYVYEYAGEAIENLDMEGRMSICNMSIEGGARAGYVNPDETTYEWMKETDYFRENPEKFDELKPYWESIRSEDDAEYDDVVTIDGSELEPVVTWGTTPGQGIGISEPIPEPESLPEDKQDTARRAQEHMRVTPGDTMDGYEIDVAFLGSCTNARLPDLRRAADVVKGQQVHEDVRAMVVPGSQRVKAAAEAEGLDEIFEEAGFEWRNAGCSMCLGMNEDQLEGDEACASSSNRNFIGRQGSKDGRTVLMNPRMVAAAAITGEVTDVRELKEVTVA from the coding sequence ATGAGTGAGGGAACGCTGTACGACAAGGTATGGGAGGAGCACACGGTCTCGGAGCTGCCGACCGGACAGACGCAGCTGTTCGTCGGCCTGCACCTCATCCACGAGGTGACGAGCCCGCAGGCGTTCGGGATGCTGCAGGAGCGCGACCTGGAAGTCGCCTACCCCGAGCTCACCCACGCGACGGTCGACCACATCGTCCCCACGGCCGACCAGTCGCGGCCCTACCGCGACGACGCCGCCGAGGAGATGATGTCGGAGCTCGAACAGAACGTTCGGGACGCCGGCATCCAGTTTTCGGACCCCACCACGGGCGAACAGGGCATCGTCCACGTCATCGGGCCCGAGCAGGGACTCACCCAGCCCGGGAAGACGATCGTCTGCGGCGACTCCCACACCTCGACGCACGGCGCGTTCGGCGCGCTGGCGTTCGGGATCGGGACGAGCCAGATCCGCGACGTGCTCGCGACCCAAACCGTCGCGATGGAGAAGAAGGACGTCCGAAAGATCGAGGTCACGGGCGAACTCGGCCCCGGCGTCGAGGCGAAGGACATCATCCTCGAAGTGATCCGTCGCCTCGGAACCGAGGGCGGCGTCGGCTACGTCTACGAGTACGCCGGCGAGGCCATCGAGAACCTCGATATGGAGGGGCGGATGAGCATCTGCAACATGTCCATCGAGGGCGGTGCTCGCGCGGGCTACGTCAACCCCGACGAGACCACCTACGAGTGGATGAAAGAGACCGACTACTTCCGGGAGAACCCCGAGAAGTTCGACGAACTCAAGCCCTACTGGGAGTCGATCCGCTCCGAGGACGACGCCGAGTACGACGACGTCGTCACCATCGACGGCTCCGAGCTGGAGCCCGTCGTCACGTGGGGGACAACCCCCGGGCAAGGAATCGGTATCAGCGAACCCATCCCGGAACCCGAGTCGCTGCCGGAAGACAAACAGGACACCGCGCGGCGCGCCCAGGAGCACATGCGCGTCACGCCCGGCGACACGATGGATGGCTACGAGATCGACGTCGCCTTCCTCGGATCGTGCACGAACGCGCGCCTTCCGGACCTCCGTCGGGCGGCCGACGTCGTGAAGGGACAGCAGGTCCACGAGGACGTCCGCGCGATGGTCGTCCCGGGCAGCCAGCGCGTGAAGGCCGCCGCCGAGGCCGAGGGCCTCGACGAGATCTTCGAGGAAGCCGGCTTCGAGTGGCGCAACGCGGGCTGTTCGATGTGCCTCGGGATGAACGAGGACCAACTGGAGGGCGACGAGGCGTGTGCGTCCTCCTCGAACCGCAACTTCATCGGTCGGCAGGGCTCGAAGGACGGCCGCACCGTGCTGATGAACCCCCGGATGGTCGCCGCGGCGGCGATCACCGGAGAAGTGACTGACGTGCGCGAACTGAAGGAGGTGACAGTCGCATGA
- a CDS encoding LeuA family protein, with protein MSFRGSEQTQCLTTTWRLSRTPRLVEFFQGTLAQITESEIENVRIFDTTLRDGEQSPRTSFSYDEKRNIAATLDEMGTHVIEAGFPVNSDAEFESVSDIAAATDTTVCGLARVVDKDVEAALDSGVGLVHVFVSTSDVQLADSMHASREEAVERAVESVERVKDAGVEAMFSPMDATRTDIDFLAEILSAVDEAGVDWVNIPDTTGVATPTRFASMVREVRKHTDAQIDVHAHDDFGLAAANAMAGFEAGASQAQVSVNGIGERAGNAAFEEVVMAAESLYGVDTGIDTTRITELSRMVEEASDIPVPANKPVVGRNAFSHESGIHAAGVLENTDTFEPGVMTPDMVGAQREFVLGKHTGTHSVRKRLEESGFTPTDTEVRDVTRRVKDYGAEKERVTVDVLTRFAREVGVNREDEDDEQEEVRA; from the coding sequence ATATCTTTCCGGGGCAGTGAACAGACACAATGTCTAACGACGACATGGAGGCTCAGTCGGACACCCCGGCTGGTCGAGTTCTTCCAGGGCACATTAGCCCAAATAACTGAATCCGAGATCGAGAACGTACGGATTTTCGACACGACGCTCCGCGACGGCGAGCAGTCGCCACGCACCTCGTTCAGCTACGACGAGAAGCGGAACATCGCGGCGACGCTGGACGAGATGGGGACGCACGTCATCGAGGCGGGGTTCCCGGTCAACTCCGACGCCGAGTTCGAATCCGTCAGCGACATCGCCGCCGCGACGGACACGACCGTCTGCGGGCTGGCGCGCGTCGTCGACAAGGACGTGGAGGCCGCACTCGACTCCGGCGTCGGGCTGGTCCACGTCTTCGTCAGCACGAGCGACGTCCAGCTGGCGGACTCGATGCACGCCTCCCGCGAGGAGGCGGTCGAGCGCGCCGTCGAGAGCGTCGAGCGAGTGAAAGATGCCGGCGTCGAGGCGATGTTCTCGCCGATGGACGCCACCCGGACCGACATCGACTTCCTGGCCGAGATCCTGAGCGCCGTCGACGAGGCGGGCGTCGACTGGGTCAACATCCCGGACACGACCGGCGTCGCGACGCCGACGCGCTTCGCCAGTATGGTCCGTGAGGTGCGCAAGCACACCGACGCTCAGATCGACGTGCACGCGCACGACGACTTCGGACTGGCCGCCGCCAACGCGATGGCCGGCTTCGAGGCGGGCGCGTCGCAGGCGCAGGTCTCCGTCAACGGCATCGGCGAGCGCGCCGGCAACGCCGCCTTCGAGGAGGTCGTGATGGCGGCGGAGTCGCTGTACGGCGTCGACACGGGGATCGACACCACTCGAATCACCGAACTGTCGCGGATGGTCGAGGAGGCGAGCGACATCCCGGTTCCGGCGAACAAGCCGGTCGTGGGACGGAACGCCTTCTCACACGAGAGCGGCATCCACGCCGCGGGCGTGCTCGAGAACACGGACACGTTCGAGCCGGGCGTGATGACGCCGGATATGGTCGGGGCCCAACGCGAGTTCGTCCTCGGCAAACACACCGGGACGCACTCCGTCCGAAAGCGACTGGAGGAGTCCGGGTTCACGCCGACCGACACGGAGGTCCGAGACGTCACCCGACGGGTCAAAGACTACGGCGCGGAGAAGGAGCGCGTCACCGTCGACGTGCTCACGCGCTTCGCCCGGGAGGTCGGCGTCAACCGCGAGGACGAGGACGACGAACAGGAGGAGGTCCGCGCCTGA
- a CDS encoding PAS domain S-box protein: MSETTGPPQDPPAEIRVLHVDDDPGIVDLTASFLTRFDDAFSVYTSTDPEAALERIRNERIDCVVSDYEMPGMDGLELLERVTEFDGDVPFILFTGRGSEEIASKAISAGVTDYLQKETGTEQYTVLANRIQNAVEQTHSQRALAESQRRLSRFIDQSPLGTIEYDETFTIVRVNEAATEITGYDAADLVGGTWLPIVPEDGRRHVAEIERKLLADRGGYQSLNDIVRQDGERRLCSWHNQVVTGEDGDIISIFSQFEDVTEEHEQRERLERTNILRSTLFETLPVGVLAEDADRNVLRVNERLLELFDLPGVPADVIGTDCEAFAREVSDMFADPDGFVTRINGLIEEREPTWNDELVLDDGRAFERNYRPIELPDGQGHLWVYYEITERKERERRLEALNETARELMAAESCEEVAEVGVDAAKTIIGLDANVVNLYREGEGLVPVAATDTARELVGPLPTFAEREGIAWRVFERGEAKSIDDVQSDPDVYNPETPIRSEMFVPLDEYGILIAGSPTPDAFDDEDVVLSEILGINIVTALEQVQRNQRIRERERELTRQNARLEEFASVVSHDLRNPLNVAEGRLDLALDECDSEQLEYVADAHDRMAELIDDLLTLARERDTEIELTPVALSSFVRSCWQNVDTGDAAVTVGVEGTVEADETQLRQLFENLLRNAVEHGGETVTVGALDDGFYVEDDGPGIPPDKRDEVFEYGYSTTHGGTGFGLSIVKQCAEAHGWEIGVTDGADGGARFEITGVDVGEE; this comes from the coding sequence ATGTCTGAAACGACGGGGCCCCCGCAGGACCCGCCGGCGGAGATACGGGTCCTGCACGTCGACGACGATCCCGGCATCGTCGATCTGACCGCGTCGTTTCTGACGCGATTCGACGACGCGTTCTCGGTGTACACCTCGACGGACCCCGAGGCCGCCCTCGAACGCATCCGGAACGAACGGATCGATTGCGTCGTCAGCGACTACGAGATGCCCGGGATGGACGGCCTCGAACTCCTCGAACGGGTCACGGAGTTCGACGGGGACGTGCCGTTCATCCTCTTCACGGGGCGCGGGTCCGAAGAGATCGCGAGCAAGGCGATCTCCGCGGGCGTGACGGACTACCTCCAGAAGGAGACCGGGACCGAGCAGTACACGGTGCTGGCGAACCGCATCCAGAACGCCGTCGAACAGACTCACTCACAGCGGGCGCTGGCCGAGAGCCAACGTCGGCTCTCCAGGTTCATCGACCAGTCGCCGCTGGGGACGATCGAGTACGACGAGACGTTCACGATCGTCAGAGTGAACGAGGCCGCCACCGAGATCACCGGCTACGACGCGGCGGACCTCGTCGGGGGGACCTGGCTCCCCATCGTCCCCGAAGACGGTCGACGACACGTCGCCGAGATCGAACGCAAACTGCTCGCCGACCGCGGCGGCTACCAGAGCCTCAACGACATCGTCCGCCAGGACGGCGAGCGACGGCTCTGCTCGTGGCACAACCAGGTCGTCACCGGCGAGGACGGGGACATCATCTCGATATTCTCGCAGTTCGAGGACGTCACCGAAGAACACGAACAGCGGGAGCGACTCGAACGGACGAACATCCTCCGATCGACGCTCTTCGAGACGCTCCCCGTCGGCGTGCTCGCGGAGGACGCCGATCGAAACGTGCTGCGGGTGAACGAACGCCTGCTCGAACTCTTCGATCTGCCCGGGGTTCCGGCGGACGTGATCGGGACCGACTGCGAGGCGTTCGCCAGGGAGGTGAGCGATATGTTCGCCGACCCCGACGGGTTCGTCACGCGGATCAACGGACTGATCGAGGAGCGCGAACCGACCTGGAACGACGAACTCGTGCTCGACGACGGGCGGGCCTTCGAGCGGAACTACCGGCCGATCGAACTGCCCGACGGGCAGGGCCACCTCTGGGTGTACTACGAGATCACGGAGCGAAAGGAGCGCGAGCGTCGCCTCGAAGCCCTGAACGAGACCGCGAGAGAGTTGATGGCGGCCGAGTCCTGCGAGGAGGTGGCCGAGGTCGGCGTCGACGCGGCGAAGACGATCATCGGTCTCGACGCCAACGTGGTCAACCTCTACAGGGAGGGAGAGGGACTCGTCCCCGTCGCCGCCACCGACACGGCGAGGGAACTCGTCGGCCCGTTGCCGACGTTCGCCGAGAGAGAAGGGATCGCGTGGCGCGTCTTCGAGCGGGGCGAGGCGAAGTCGATCGACGACGTCCAGTCCGATCCCGACGTGTACAACCCGGAGACGCCGATCCGCAGCGAGATGTTCGTCCCGCTCGACGAGTACGGCATCCTCATCGCCGGGTCGCCGACGCCGGACGCCTTCGACGACGAGGACGTCGTGCTCAGCGAGATCCTGGGGATCAACATCGTCACGGCGCTCGAACAGGTCCAGCGGAACCAGCGGATCCGAGAGCGCGAGCGCGAACTCACGCGACAGAACGCCCGGCTCGAAGAGTTCGCCAGCGTGGTCTCTCACGACCTCCGGAACCCGCTGAACGTCGCCGAGGGACGGCTCGACCTCGCCCTGGACGAGTGCGACAGCGAACAGCTCGAATACGTCGCCGACGCTCACGACCGAATGGCGGAACTCATCGACGACCTGCTCACGCTCGCCCGCGAGCGCGACACCGAAATCGAGCTGACGCCGGTCGCGCTGTCATCGTTCGTGCGGTCCTGTTGGCAGAACGTCGACACGGGCGACGCGGCGGTGACCGTCGGCGTCGAGGGGACGGTTGAGGCCGACGAGACGCAACTCCGACAGCTCTTCGAGAACCTCCTGCGCAACGCCGTCGAGCACGGCGGCGAGACGGTGACCGTCGGCGCGCTCGACGACGGCTTCTACGTCGAAGACGACGGCCCGGGTATCCCTCCTGACAAGCGCGACGAGGTCTTCGAGTACGGCTACTCGACGACCCATGGCGGCACCGGGTTCGGGCTCTCGATCGTCAAGCAGTGTGCGGAGGCGCACGGCTGGGAGATCGGCGTGACCGACGGCGCCGACGGCGGCGCTCGCTTCGAGATCACCGGCGTCGACGTCGGCGAGGAGTGA
- a CDS encoding DUF5779 family protein, producing the protein MSDFNLNLSEAEEHLDEDVEGDVVLGILDGSTDPEVWVRTVEADNVLVLAVEGDLNELAKGFARPVRDMGGSLTHFRNFLIVAPPEVDIDTDRL; encoded by the coding sequence ATGAGCGATTTCAACCTGAACCTCTCGGAGGCCGAAGAGCACCTCGACGAAGACGTCGAAGGCGACGTCGTCCTCGGAATCCTCGACGGGTCCACGGACCCCGAGGTGTGGGTCCGGACCGTCGAGGCCGACAACGTCCTGGTCCTCGCCGTCGAGGGCGACCTCAACGAACTGGCGAAGGGCTTCGCCCGCCCGGTCAGAGATATGGGCGGCAGCCTCACGCACTTCCGGAACTTCCTGATCGTCGCCCCGCCCGAGGTCGACATCGACACCGACCGACTCTGA
- the ilvC gene encoding ketol-acid reductoisomerase, with translation MTDEDLNTTVYYDDDADRSYIDDKTVAVLGYGSQGHAQSQNLADSGVDVIVGLREDSSSRAAAEADGLRVETPADAAAEADIVSMLVPDTVQPAVFEQIKDGLEAGDTLQFSHGFNIHYNQIRPPEDVDVTMVAPKSPGHLVRRNYEAGQGTPGLVAVYQNETGDAREEALAWAHAIGCTRAGVIETTFREETETDLFGEQAVLCGGMTALVREGFETLVDAGYSPEMAYFECLNELKLIVDLMYEGGLSNMWDSVSDTAEYGGLTRGDDIIDEHAREKMETVLEEVQDGTFAREWIAENQAGRPSYTQLKHAEETHEVEQVGEPLRDLFAWGEQEEEAAEAAADD, from the coding sequence ATGACAGACGAAGACCTGAATACGACGGTATACTACGACGACGACGCGGATCGCTCCTACATCGACGACAAGACCGTGGCCGTCCTCGGCTACGGCAGCCAGGGCCACGCCCAGTCGCAGAACCTCGCCGACAGCGGGGTCGACGTGATCGTGGGTCTGCGCGAGGACTCCTCCTCGCGCGCGGCCGCCGAGGCCGACGGCCTGCGGGTCGAGACGCCCGCCGACGCGGCCGCCGAGGCCGACATCGTCTCGATGCTCGTTCCCGACACGGTTCAGCCCGCGGTGTTCGAGCAGATCAAGGACGGACTTGAGGCCGGCGACACGCTGCAGTTCTCCCACGGGTTCAACATCCACTACAACCAGATCCGACCGCCCGAGGACGTCGACGTGACGATGGTCGCGCCGAAGTCTCCCGGTCACTTGGTGCGGCGCAACTACGAGGCCGGGCAGGGAACGCCGGGGCTCGTCGCCGTCTACCAGAACGAGACGGGCGATGCGCGCGAGGAGGCGCTCGCGTGGGCGCACGCGATCGGCTGCACCCGCGCCGGCGTCATCGAGACGACGTTCCGCGAGGAGACTGAGACCGACCTCTTCGGCGAGCAGGCCGTCCTCTGCGGCGGGATGACCGCGCTCGTCCGTGAGGGCTTCGAGACGCTCGTCGACGCGGGCTACTCCCCGGAGATGGCGTACTTCGAGTGTCTGAACGAACTGAAGCTCATCGTCGATCTGATGTACGAGGGCGGCCTCTCCAACATGTGGGACTCCGTCTCCGACACCGCCGAATACGGCGGGCTCACCCGCGGCGACGACATCATCGACGAACACGCCAGAGAGAAGATGGAGACCGTCCTCGAGGAGGTTCAGGACGGGACGTTCGCCCGCGAGTGGATCGCGGAGAACCAGGCCGGCCGACCCTCGTACACGCAGCTGAAACACGCCGAGGAGACCCACGAGGTCGAACAGGTGGGCGAACCCCTCCGCGACCTGTTCGCGTGGGGCGAGCAAGAAGAGGAGGCCGCCGAGGCGGCCGCGGACGACTGA
- the ilvB gene encoding biosynthetic-type acetolactate synthase large subunit, with product MSKQAPSSPNATTDAEVDPDEETEQTPVTTGSEAVIRALENEGVEAAFGVQGGAIMPVYDALYHSDIRHVTMAHEQGAAHAADAFSVVRNEPGVCLATSGPGATNLVTGIADANMDSDGLLALTGQVPSDMVGSDAFQETDTTGVTAPITKHNYFASDADTVGDTVGEALALAGEGRPGPTLVDLPKNVTLDETDAEPGPAEPPATTRPQYVADEENVAEAADAIQAAERPLLLFGGGVIKGDATEQAREFAREHEIPVVTTMPGIGSFPEDDDLCLSWAGMHGTGYANMAITHTDLLIAVGTRFDDRLTGGIDTFAPEAEVIHIDIDPAEISKNVHADYPLIGDAGIVLDQVDDALEASPDADEWREQCQTWKAEYPMDYATPDDEPLKPQFVVEILDEATGDDAIVTSGVGQHQMWAAQYWTFTEPRTWVSSHGLGTMGYGLPAAIGARIAADDDQEVVCVDGDGSFLMTIQELSVAVREELDITVAVLNNEYIGMVRQWQDAFFEGRRMAAEYNWCPEFDMLAEAFGARGFRVDDYDEVAETVEEAVAYDGPSVIDFHIDPAENVYPMVPSGGANGQFALTEDQL from the coding sequence ATGAGTAAACAGGCACCCTCGTCGCCGAACGCGACGACCGACGCCGAAGTCGATCCGGACGAGGAGACGGAACAGACGCCCGTGACGACCGGCTCGGAGGCCGTCATCCGCGCGCTCGAAAACGAGGGCGTCGAGGCGGCTTTCGGCGTCCAGGGCGGGGCGATTATGCCCGTCTACGACGCGCTGTACCACTCGGACATCCGGCACGTCACGATGGCACACGAGCAGGGCGCGGCCCACGCGGCCGACGCCTTCAGCGTCGTCCGGAACGAACCGGGCGTCTGTCTGGCCACGTCGGGACCGGGGGCGACGAACCTCGTCACCGGCATCGCCGACGCGAACATGGACTCCGACGGCCTGCTCGCGCTGACCGGGCAGGTCCCCTCGGACATGGTCGGCTCCGACGCGTTCCAGGAGACCGACACCACCGGCGTGACCGCGCCGATCACGAAGCACAACTACTTCGCCAGCGACGCCGACACCGTCGGCGACACGGTCGGCGAAGCGCTCGCGCTCGCCGGCGAGGGACGCCCCGGCCCGACGCTCGTCGACCTCCCGAAGAACGTCACGCTCGACGAGACCGACGCCGAACCCGGGCCGGCGGAGCCGCCGGCGACGACGCGACCGCAGTACGTCGCCGACGAGGAGAACGTCGCCGAGGCCGCCGACGCGATCCAGGCGGCCGAGCGGCCGCTGTTGCTCTTCGGCGGCGGCGTCATCAAGGGCGACGCGACCGAACAGGCCCGCGAGTTCGCACGCGAACACGAGATCCCGGTCGTCACGACGATGCCGGGCATCGGCTCGTTCCCCGAGGACGACGACCTGTGTCTGTCGTGGGCGGGGATGCACGGCACCGGCTACGCGAATATGGCGATCACGCACACAGATCTGCTGATCGCCGTCGGGACGCGCTTCGACGACCGCCTGACCGGCGGTATCGACACCTTCGCGCCCGAGGCGGAGGTCATCCACATCGACATCGACCCCGCGGAGATCTCGAAGAACGTCCACGCGGACTACCCGCTGATCGGCGACGCGGGCATCGTCCTCGATCAGGTCGACGACGCGCTCGAGGCCTCGCCCGACGCCGACGAGTGGCGCGAGCAGTGTCAGACCTGGAAGGCGGAGTACCCGATGGACTACGCGACGCCCGACGACGAGCCGCTGAAGCCGCAGTTCGTCGTCGAGATCCTCGACGAGGCGACCGGCGACGACGCCATCGTCACCTCGGGCGTCGGCCAGCACCAGATGTGGGCCGCCCAATACTGGACGTTCACCGAGCCGCGGACGTGGGTGTCGAGCCACGGCCTCGGGACGATGGGCTACGGACTGCCGGCGGCGATCGGCGCGCGCATCGCGGCCGACGACGACCAGGAGGTCGTCTGCGTCGACGGCGACGGCTCGTTCCTGATGACGATTCAGGAGCTCTCGGTCGCCGTCCGCGAGGAACTGGACATCACCGTCGCGGTGTTGAACAACGAGTACATCGGGATGGTTCGCCAGTGGCAGGACGCCTTCTTCGAGGGCCGACGGATGGCCGCCGAGTACAACTGGTGTCCCGAGTTCGACATGCTGGCGGAGGCGTTCGGCGCGCGCGGCTTCCGCGTCGACGACTACGACGAGGTCGCAGAGACCGTCGAGGAGGCCGTCGCCTACGACGGGCCGTCGGTCATCGACTTCCACATCGACCCGGCGGAGAACGTCTATCCGATGGTCCCCTCCGGCGGCGCAAACGGACAGTTCGCACTGACGGAGGATCAGCTATGA
- a CDS encoding VOC family protein, which produces MLTALHRLGLEVKSLARAREFYEGRLGFDGAEGGPETAVAYHVGVDGDADPTRLLLRRPTDTPRGGVHTHYAFSTTPAAYRAWRRRLADLDPVEFSFGASDSLYVDDPDGHCVEIGSVDREGAVEAADLATDTEGERAPPLTGIFEVVLEVTDLPRAEERYRRLGFEVVDRGDERRRVRLDGPVALELWEPQLGIADARGGLHVDLAFAAPNPDAAVEAGAPWAAGPHPVDGGVRVVDDDGHVLTFLRPGRG; this is translated from the coding sequence ATGCTCACTGCGCTCCACCGTCTCGGCCTCGAAGTCAAATCGCTCGCCCGGGCGCGGGAATTCTACGAAGGACGCCTCGGGTTCGACGGAGCGGAGGGGGGACCGGAGACGGCCGTCGCCTACCACGTCGGCGTCGACGGCGACGCAGACCCGACGAGGCTCCTCCTCCGCCGGCCGACGGACACGCCGCGCGGCGGCGTCCACACCCACTACGCGTTTTCGACGACGCCGGCGGCCTATCGAGCGTGGCGACGGCGACTCGCCGACCTCGACCCGGTGGAGTTCTCGTTCGGCGCGAGCGACTCCCTCTACGTCGACGACCCGGACGGTCACTGCGTCGAGATCGGTAGCGTCGACCGGGAGGGCGCCGTCGAGGCTGCCGACCTCGCGACCGACACCGAGGGGGAACGGGCGCCGCCGCTCACGGGGATCTTCGAGGTCGTGCTGGAGGTCACAGACCTCCCGCGTGCGGAGGAGCGGTACCGACGGCTCGGCTTCGAGGTCGTCGACCGCGGGGACGAGCGGCGTCGCGTCCGCCTCGACGGGCCGGTGGCGCTGGAGCTCTGGGAACCGCAGTTGGGAATCGCGGACGCCCGCGGGGGGTTGCACGTCGACCTCGCGTTCGCCGCGCCGAACCCCGACGCCGCGGTCGAGGCCGGCGCGCCCTGGGCCGCCGGTCCGCATCCCGTCGACGGCGGCGTCCGGGTCGTCGACGACGACGGCCACGTCCTGACGTTTCTGCGCCCCGGACGCGGGTGA